Part of the Vigna angularis cultivar LongXiaoDou No.4 chromosome 1, ASM1680809v1, whole genome shotgun sequence genome, aaaatttaacatatatgtactatgttaatttttctattgCATAGCCAAATGAATCTTAATCCAAAAGTAATTGAATCTATTATAAacatacaattattattttagaacacttgatattattttcaactttttttttaatttaaaccaAATTCAAGGTGAGATTTAACACTTTGGACAAAAgcttatttatcatttattttataatttatttaataaatgttttttttaaataaagaatgaaTTACTACAAAAATTCACAATAATCTCTAATCCAACTCACATTTAAATAATAAGTCTTTAGTTAAGTAGTAAAATATTAGGTTAAAGACAACATTAGGTGTAATACTTCATGTTTTGAGTATAGGGATCGAAGTCAACGATGTAATATCTTATACGTTATAAAAGGGTCCAAATGCTAAGTCAAATTATTTGTCTTCATACTATTATTTGTTGGTAGCGTTTATCCATTATGCTTGAAGATTACCTGCATAAAGTACTCTAGTGTCAAAATCGGTAAAAACTCAACGGCTTAAGCATTAATGGGACAGTAAATACAAAATCACctacctatatttatagattttagtgtaagttattaattaataataacttaattatgaCCCAATTGAAAAGATAATCACTCTTTAACAAGACAGTtcgatttgattttattatcgCTCAATGATAAGTAACTCGTTTGGTTTCATCTAACTAATAATTAAGCGTCCGATCTATTTCTGACCAGTCGATCATATGATACActttataattatcttaatgATTAAAGTAAATAGTTACTATAGATTGAATTCATAAACAAACGAACAAGGgttgattttgatatttagagaaaagtttatttttatttaatacaatttaaattttattcacaaggacccttatttatttattttaaagattttttaatattttaaaaaatttatgtgtttagaggttttttattatattcttggTTTTAATACATAGAAAgtataaaaggaaaattatcaatttataaaagcACAGCATTGACATTATCatgtgttttgaaatttgaagatGAAGGACATTAACTTTGTTTATATTACATGATGAAGGGAGGAAGTTGCACCCAAAACCTTGTCACTGATGGGGACAAATTAagtctatatatttatttttcatccaCATCTTTCAAAACATTTTGTAGATGTTTTTTTCATTGCTTTTTGTACTCTTAAATTATTTCTATCTGTTGCATATCAATCAACCAACAAGTAAGAGAGAGAAGAATGTTTCAACTCATACTCAATCTACTCACTGTTCTGATTTAAGGAGATGATTCCATGAACAGAAAAAGTCAAATAACTGTAAGATTCACTTACGTATTAAATATACTTTTCTTGTTATTCTTTTACATCTGAAATGCATCAAATATGGAAAGAGAAGGAATATCATATGTTAGTCTGTTTGATTCTCCTTATGGCAACCAAAGAAGGGTAATATCATCGCCAAAAACAGTGTTATATGGTTCTGTAGTCCAATTTCTTCTTTGGATAATACTGTTCTTACAAGGACTACtcaaaaatattgaatttgtgGCATTCATACTATCTCTAGACAAAGAAAACATACGTTGTAATCAATAACTGTACCCTCTGCTATACCTTTATGTATCAAAATGgagaaaaacataaagataaaaGTTCTCTTCAGACAAAGAAATAACGActgatgaaatttatttaagttcCATTTGTTCAAAGAAACCACTTGAATAAGGAAACACATGCagaaaagtattatttttcttttatcaccATTTATGTCAGTTGAAGCTCTCTGTACTTTAACCAAGTTCCTAGTTCTCTCCTGCACTTAACAAAGGGATTTTCTGCATTACCAAAATGGTACACGAGCAGGATGAATTTCTACAGCTACAAAATGTGTAGTAATAGTTTCTACAGCTACAAAATGTGTAGTAACTGATTTATCGCGCCCCATTCTCCAATGCTGCCTAATTTTCAAGAACAATGATAAAAGTAGGAATGTAGGTGCTGTCTAAGGTATCCTGCCCGAAAAGTAGCTAgcaaatatatatacatgttacGTTGATAAAAGGAGCATTTATTCTGGTGGTCTTAAGCAACCTCCAGGAAGAAGGAACTTAAATTTATCTGCATTCTCTATCAAGTATGCAGGAAGATGAACTGCAGAAGCTGAACGGGGTATAGACCCCATCTTTTTAATCAACTCTTTGAAAGAGTATTCCTCAGGGAGCATATCAAAAAGGTCATCTCCCTTGCAAATGTTGTTCTGAATTCTTGAGTGACTTAAGAAAGACTTCCGTTTCACACGGTCTGCATGGCTATAGGCAGTCATCTTGAACACAAACTCTGAAATATACCGAAAGCAGAAGCTGCAGTGCCATCCTGCATCGGAGAAGATTAAGTCTGTCTGGCGTGAGTGGCGGTATTGTGTCCGGGGACCAAAGATGTGGGCAGTGGAACGCCAGCTGCTGTAGTCCACCGGAAACTCAAATGAGTACATGTAATGCCTCAACTCAAGATGCATTACGGGAGGAATCCCTTCACACCACTGAAGTAGCTTCAAAGTATGAGGACTTGGAATTTCATCTGTATCTGACATGAGAAGAATATCACCGTAGGAAATGCCTGCACGGCGTAACAATGAGTTCATAGCCCCCCGTTGTTTTGATTCAAGCATGAATGGGTCCTCATATGATCCAGGGACTGCAACTCTGCCAGGATAAATGTCATGGACAGTCTTATGCATGGCAAAGGCAAATCTTGAAAGATTGGACGCAAAGAAGAGTCTCTTTGGAATGCCTGTAAACGTTGTATTGGACTCAAGGATCACGAATTTTGATACATAGGGAAAAAGTTCGCGCCATCTGATCTCTAGCAGGTCTAACTCATTGCTGAAAATGACAGCATCAAAAATGCGGCGAGGCTCAGAGCGAAGGGACCAACCATGAAGATTGCAAAGGTGGTCCATGGAGACATTTTCTGCATAATAGTGAGGCATACGTTTGAAAGGAGAAGGCGGGTTGTCCCAAAGGGGACGGAAGAAATAAGAAATCTTCTGGCCATGGACAAAAAttccaaacaaaaaaattggCACCAGTAATAGAAGTAACAAACAAAAGAACATGGGAGGTTTTCTCCTAGAAATGAGGCGTGGTCGAGGAACCAGGCCTTGCACTTGAAGGGGAAACATTGAATGTTCTAATTGATTTCCCCAGCTTGACAATCAAATTCAGAAATATCATGTTCGCCTGCACCAGTTTTAACGTAAGGGATCAGAAACAGCAACAAAAAGTGATCATATTCTACAATTCATGAGATATATGAATACTAAGGTTAAGAAAAAAGTGCGGCATAAGTCCTcataaaaatgatgaaaactCTCGAAATTTTTTACCAAGGAGAGTGAATCTCTTAGCATAGACATACCGCACGCTAAAACATAGCAAGGCTACAATTGCAGCTAAACAGGGGATTTTCCAAAAAAGATGTTGTGCTTGTTGTTAACAGAAGATACCAAAATTTCCAAACAGTTAAGTATTCTCACATTGAAGTCACATTTCGATAGACACCAACCAAATATGAACAAAGGATATTCGGTATGCATAGAAAAGTGCAGACATTTGTAATGAAAAAGAAATCTCAGAACCAACTAGTTTCTGACTTTTGGAAAACAGTTTTTGAACAAGAAGTTTGGCAAGAGAATTAAGACAACAATGCGGCcaaaattgaaacaaatgaCCTAACTCTTCCCCTTATATCACCAATGccaataaattacaaaatagttAAGCCTATCTATCACAAAGATTTCAGACTTTTACGGTTTATCATGACATTCCTTTACAAGTGATGATTTTAAGTTTGACACAGCAATTAATAATCCACTCCTAAACCCGACAATAAACCATAAAGGAACGGAATCAGAAACTTGGAATCAAACCGTTCGGTAATAATCTACGAGGAATCATTCGAATCGATTCCCCTTCTCCCGAACAAAAGACAAACGAAATATTCACCCTTCTCAGAACCCATATTGAAAGGAAAACCACCTTAAATTGGCAAACCTAAGTTTCAGAAACGAGACAAAAAAAATTGGCCTCTGGGAATCGTGAAGAACACATTTTTGGCCCCCCACACCGCAATGAAACACCCATGCAAACTGCAAACCCGCGCACTAAATAAAGAATtgtaaagaaaaacaacaataacaataaaaaggGCTATAAAtgcatgaagaagaagaagaacgaaGAATAGAAGAGTACCTTAGAGAAGTTGCAGAAGGTAAGAAAGAGATAGGAATAGAGGGTCGAAATGGATTGCGAAAATCCATTGAAAGGTAGCGAAGAGCGACAGAAGGGGAGAGGATAAGAGCGAAAATAGGTGTTCTTAATATCCCAATCCTAGCTCCCAATTGTATCCTTTTCTCGTAAAATTGGACTCTGGGTagtaagaaagagagaaagagccAGAGGAAGTGAAGGTaccagaaaaaacaaaacagcaAATTAACCTTTTATCGACTTCACACGCGAGAATTAATacgagagaaaaataaatttttttattatttttattttaagataaattttttattatttttaatttttatttaagtaaatttaaaaataattaaaaataaatttgaaaataatttttataaaaattagtataagattagattgatgtgacaaattaaaaaaaattatttttaaatttacatttcaaaatcattcaaataaataataaaaattttatttttaaatcctaAAATCACTTTTCTCAGAGTGAACAAATCATAAACTTTTCTCAAACCTCCTTAACGACAACATTAACGTTAGTATCAACATCATACATTAACACCTTCGTCTTCTACTAATTATTGCTCGATAGCAACACCAGTGAACAAATATAGTGTTTTATTTatgcaaataaaatatttaattttattatacacGCCTAAAGAACCTTTCGTTAAGAACacgaataaataaaaataaaatataaatttattaaagaatatttttaaagtaactaaaaaatagttaatatatCTAAAAAAATAGGGATAAACAATTACTGGTTCACCTTCCACTGAACAGTAAACTGAAGTAgtcctttgttttttttccttttctttatctGTGGGGGTTAtagttttagggtttatctattaaaaaaagCGTTGTTAGATTTGGATATTGGGAATATTGGAAGGTTCAAAGTGCCATGCGTCTAGTAAGGAACAGGGCGATGAATTCGGAAGGTTTAGTTCAGAGTCTGTTTCTTAAGGGTTAAAAATGGCTTTTAATATTTGATggcataaaataaattatattcttattCCATGAATCTTAGTGCATTTTAATATTAGGATATGTGATTCAGTGTATTCCAGTTAACAAATCCACTCTAACCTATCATAACCGACATCTTAATGGTCCACTCTaatcttttttctctttcaccTCTCATCCTTCAATCCATATTATCACGccataaaacaaaattcagatatttccaactttttttcaaaaaaaccTTACTTTGTGCTTGTAAGgtatttaaaaaacttaatgCTTTAGAGACTAGCTTACTAAGCTCAAGAACACAGTAAATAAttctcagttttttttttttttaatttcaatccTCATAGGTTAAGCTTTTTACATGGCGAGCTTTATTCAtagaataagataaatttaaattctaaataatcTTCAGAATGTTtcaatcatatataatatacttgtgtttattcaataatatttatagttGTTGTAGTAACATGTTTGCAcccatatttatatttatatttaagatgaagaaattgaataatgataaataagagtttaatctatttttcaaaattcttattGCATATATGAAAAAGTCCTATTGCTCAAAACTAACTAGAAATAATAACATATGAATGGAATATATGAGTCAACAAATAAATCCaagtatatttatttagtataaatatagaagaatttaattataatcaaactaaaataatttgaaagaaatgTGACGGGTGTGAGGAcccaatttatatatataaaataaaaataaaaacttctcaaaattgtattttgggattttattttatatattatacatacatagcataaaatataattttataatgttttctaAGTTGATACCCCTCTATTTATTGATATACAAGTTTActtgaattgtttattttatgtatCCTCCGTTGTTTCACTATtatctattttgaaaaagtaaataattttaattctatgATATGATATTTAcaacaaattgaaaatttagttttacatatatttatatttataaatataagacaaataaaatcaatgatcaaaTGCTATTTAGTCATACaacacattaattttaaaatcataaaataaaacaatgatgTTAACCtctttgtaaaaataatataaaataatgtcaggattatttagttatattaaaaaaattggctCCTTCTATAGGGTGTATTTACTCAGAGGGATGAATTTGAGAGAGAAGTTGATGGATTTGAGAATATTAAAGAGTAAATTGGGTGTTTTTTTAAGGAATTTGGGATgaatgagaatgaatttgaaaataaatttgtaacatcccaaaatatagtaattaccatagattagaattaattacaattaatagtTAAACGTGCAGTTTTACACTAAACACAAAaattccaaaaccgaacgtaATAACATACAGGGATAAAATACCATACAGcagtatttcaaagtttaaagacgaacggttttacaaactttaaccgaacgttcaaaagcTAACCGCAAAGATAAAAACTACAgcttaacgagcgctctagggctcggctttaacctctacttcaaccagactggcgtcctccaaattttcttcttctagcgcttcttcaagcaacgcctctccgtctgctcacatccacacggatgatcattgcatagacaagacgaacgttcatggacgaacgacaacacaaggaaaacaacacagggtaagcttattgaatttaattcacaaatAATTCATACACATAACATTTCAACATTCATAAAGATATCACAACACATATAATCAGTTCAAACTCTcctaagacagaccgtccggactgtatgaatccatgtacctacaggcgttcgtgcacccgggtgatgtgatAACTGTACACattcaacagctgccacccgaggttagccctatcagtccaaagtactcagtaggactaggacctcctgccattcccacacatgacctactcccctctaattgaggacgagcactcacggaatatcaggatgaactgccatcagtaaatttaccatggtcatactacacaacttctcatattcaaatcatagagacgttcctccttggaacgctcgttcaaattccataatcataatttcatctcatatacggTTCGCACATTATATAATTCCCTCTAAATCTCATTctcattcttagttccactttcataaaaagacgagcgttcaacccccttcataatgaggacgaacgttaatatGATACCGAGAGACACTCATTTCTGATAGAAGGAAAACGAACGTCTTtccaaggacgaacgttaataTGATACCGAGAGACACTCATTTCTGATAGAAGGAAAACGAACGTCTTTCCAAGGACGAACGTTGTGACCACTTGAATCAATTATATGGACTGACTCTATAGTGATTCAACTgatacttaaaataatttaaattcaaggaCTTTAGATTGAATTCAAATGAATAAAGACATCATAAGAAGTTTAGATATTGAAACAGATACGAATTTATAAAAGGTActaaccgccagtcaatgaccgagcgcggtagcggatataaatttattgtttggacgaacgctatttaattttatggacgaacgctatttcaattcaggacgaacgctatttgttAATTACGGAAAgagcgagcgttcggtatagaaccgagcgctacttatcatttacacttttagggcgagcgttcggtataagaccgagcgctacttaggACGTACGCTCTGGGTCGAGACCCATTGCTGAGgcaaaatattaatagaaaggGAATTTGTATAAGATATTCATAGTGAAGGGAATTATTTAGGAATGACTAAGTATATAAGATGGTATTTATCTAAGCTTCTCACTTTCTCGCTTAATACTCAGAGTATCTctgtttggccgaacgctcaaacgtaagactaatagaagagggcgttcgtcctaacacagtattctttccaaatgaaagaattctgtttTCAAGTAAAGtacaaaataccgaacggtcaaagaccgttcgataacgaacgttcattttcttagtatttcatatttccagtctcaattacagtaactcatttttcagtataaacctTCATACCTTTAACTACTCATATCCTAGCACATctcataaatttcatatatcatcACATCATCCAGATCATACATCAAGGATCAAAAATACACatttcatactttataatttcataCAGTTCATACGGCACAACACATAcacatgaattaaacttaataagcttcccttacctggttcAGCAGTGAACGCCCTAAGCGAATGCTTTTTAACTTGCCCAAATACAGTTTCCTACCCTCAACGTGCTTCTCAAGTGTTTCACTAAATCTAATCACAAGAAACGTAGAAGAACTTAGCTTATATTCTAATATGCAGTTGTACCAGGGTTCGCATACAACTCAGAAAAGGGTGTTTAGAGTTTGAAAACTTACCGGTCACAGAACTCTAAAGCGTTCGGTTCCAGTGAAAGCTCACGATGCCGTGAATGgtcctacggtttctgaaatgggatcggAGGATATGATGATgagttatcttagagagaagatgaaggagttttagagagaagctgaagaagaagaaaatccagAGTTTCGTGAGGGAGAAGGTGAATGCAGGGAATGAGGGGAAGTGTtttcagagaaatcattttccCTTCCCacgcaggacgaacgtccattctcCTGATGCCACTTGTTCTCCACTATCTATTTTCAAATGTTCCAGTCGTGACACTTGGCAGATGCATGCAGAgtgagtgtgagtgcgttttgACGTGGCACGGTGCAATTAATGAAGATCAGAGTGTGGGGATTTGGGTGCGTTTCTTAATACAAATTTTGGACTGGATTTTAGAGCATTAATGacgtgatttgacaggtggCAGTGATTTAAATTTTCAAGACCTTACAAAATTATACgaaagtttatataaaatttaactgatataataaacaaaaaactgttttcataaataaaaatttaaattaccaaaatatctttagtgaaaaaataatataaactgatattttgttaataatataattatttgtaaataataacaagaaaaaaaataaaaaataattttgaaa contains:
- the LOC108323892 gene encoding uncharacterized protein LOC108323892 isoform X2, producing the protein MDHLCNLHGWSLRSEPRRIFDAVIFSNELDLLEIRWRELFPYVSKFVILESNTTFTGIPKRLFFASNLSRFAFAMHKTVHDIYPGRVAVPGSYEDPFMLESKQRGAMNSLLRRAGISYGDILLMSDTDEIPSPHTLKLLQWCEGIPPVMHLELRHYMYSFEFPVDYSSWRSTAHIFGPRTQYRHSRQTDLIFSDAGWHCSFCFRYISEFVFKMTAYSHADRVKRKSFLSHSRIQNNICKGDDLFDMLPEEYSFKELIKKMGSIPRSASAVHLPAYLIENADKFKFLLPGGCLRPPE
- the LOC108323892 gene encoding uncharacterized protein LOC108323892 isoform X1; translated protein: MFPLQVQGLVPRPRLISRRKPPMFFCLLLLLLVPIFLFGIFVHGQKISYFFRPLWDNPPSPFKRMPHYYAENVSMDHLCNLHGWSLRSEPRRIFDAVIFSNELDLLEIRWRELFPYVSKFVILESNTTFTGIPKRLFFASNLSRFAFAMHKTVHDIYPGRVAVPGSYEDPFMLESKQRGAMNSLLRRAGISYGDILLMSDTDEIPSPHTLKLLQWCEGIPPVMHLELRHYMYSFEFPVDYSSWRSTAHIFGPRTQYRHSRQTDLIFSDAGWHCSFCFRYISEFVFKMTAYSHADRVKRKSFLSHSRIQNNICKGDDLFDMLPEEYSFKELIKKMGSIPRSASAVHLPAYLIENADKFKFLLPGGCLRPPE